The Oscillatoria acuminata PCC 6304 genomic interval CTTTATCCGAGTTTTGAATTCGTTGTAAGGCAGTTTTACAACTATCTCTTACCATGTTGATAATGATTAAAAAATTGGTGATTCCCTCCAAATGGATTCGAGTATTTAAACTCAACAAGGGTTGCAGATTTAAAGAACCACCAGACCCCATACCTACCAACTCGACATTATCTAAACATAAAACAATCGGTTGGGTTTCTGTGGAAATTTTCCCCAAATTCGATAATATTTCCCAAGCGGTTTCTTCATTTTCGATGGAACGTTTTAATTTCAAGTCTTGGAGAGAATCTTCACTTAAATCATCCCCGCGCAACCACTCGCAGGCTAGGGGATAGAGTTCCGGGTTAGTAAGGTCATACAAAATCCCAAAAAAACTATCAGCTTGGGCAATCCCGAGAGATTGATAGGTTTTTTTGAGGTGGGTGATAAATTTTTTCCGATTACTCTGGAGTAAGCTCCAGACTTGATCATCAAAAAGTCGCTGTTTTAGGGAACGGTTGGTGAAGGCAGACAGACTTTTTAGCCAGAGCATGAGTTGGGAATCGGTTTCCCCTTCTGGAACCTGCATGAGACTATCAACGGTGTGGCGCAGGAGATGACGTCTCATCCATTCATGGTCAGACCAAGGTGCAATGTAGGCAAAAAAGGCTTGAGGTTTCAAAGTCTTTTTGAGGCGACCTAATAGATAACTTTTGCCCGAACCCGAATCCCCCAGCAGCATAATCGTCCGGCTGTGATGGTCCTGGGCAATTTGGTCCACCAAGGTTTCAATCTCAACCATCACCTCTTTGTGAATCGAATCAACGGTGAGTGAGGCTTCTTGGTTTTCTCTCCAAAAGTTCCCCGTTTTAAATGAAATCGGGTCAAAAGGATTAACCGCTCTTTGAATAATTGTGTCTATAGATACCATGCCTAAAATTACCGAGTTCTAAAGGGTAAAAAATGCCAACCATTAAGGCAGTCAAAGACTAGATATATGCGATAAAAAACAAAGGTCCTCCGATATCTTGGTGAATTCCTGCGTTGATTTGTTCGGCACTGTAGGGGATTGTATCGACTAAAGAACTTAACTCAATTTTATCGTCGCCTTCCAATCGATAGAGGGCTTGATCTAGTTCTTTACGGGATAGCGGGGGTTGAAGTTTCTGGCGCAGGTGAAAAATGGGTAAATAATTGTCCGTTCCTAATTCTTGGTCTAAAGCCTGAATCAGTTGCAAAATCTCCTCATCACTGGGCTTTTTCATCGGGACTGGGGCGACAGTTTCGGTTGCAGGAGCGGTCTGCGGTAAAGCGGCTTTTTTTGTTAGCTGAACTTTCCGGAGGAACCGGAGATATTCCGTCAGCATTTTGAGGGTAATAGTAGATAAACTGTTTGACTCAAACTCATCGCGTAAAAATTCTTTCCCCCGTTCTGTCAGCCAAACTTCTTTAAATTTTTTATCAATAATTTTAATAAATCCCCGGGCGGCTAAACTTTGAATGACGGCTTGTCGCTGATCCGCAGCAACCCCCGTTTGTCCAGGGGAAATAGTGCCTTTAGCCGTAGCTTTTAGGACTTTTAATTCCTGTTCAGAGATCGGCAAGGTGCTTGGGTCGGCTTGAAGTAGGGATTTTCCCGGAGGGGCGATCGCCAATTTTTTGACCTCTTCCGTACAATCCACTAAGCCACGTTCAATCAGTTGCCGACCGATGCGATCGCGTTCTGAGGCTTTCGTTTTCGGATTAGGCTCAACTTTGGTGATCAATACCCGATAATCCGCAAACCCCAATAACTTCAACAGAAATTTTAGCTCCGTTACATCCATAGGTTCACCCGTGCCTTGCGCCGAATAACAACTGCCCAAGTTTATAATGGCGCGATTTGGGACCGAGCGATCGCTTTTTTACAAAACTTTAGAAATCTTCGAGGGTCCGGTCCCGAGTCACTCTTTAAAAGCCCTCCATCCTAAAGGGGCGAGTCTTCAACCGAACAAAGTCTACCGCTTGTTTTTGTTAATAAATATTAAGATATTGTGCAAGTTAAACCTCGGATCCGGTAAGATGTAAAACGATTCCGTAAGGCACCGGATTATCCGGGTAAAAACCTTGAGCTTCCATCCAGACCTTTGCCGAAACGAGAGCGAAGTTGAGAGCAAACTAATCGTCAGTTACTTGTTGCCAGCATTAGGTTACACCCCCGACAGTTGGCATCAAGAAGTTGCCTTTATTTCCATTCGCTTAGGTTTTATAGCCTTCCATACCCCAGCCATTCCCTTCGTCCTCCATGCGAATTCGCCTATGAGAGTCGTCATAGAGGCCAAAAGTCCCAAACAAAACCTAGACCAAAACCGGAGAAAGTTAAAGCGATATTTAACGAAACTAAAAGTTAAATATGGAGTTCTCACGAATGGCAAGGAAATGCGGATTTATGAACGAGTGGGGGAGGAGATTGAGCTAGTTTTTAAGTGTTTGGGAGCCGAAATTGAGGCAAGAATTGAAGAAATCAATGCCTTGATTGGGAGAGATAGCAGTAAACCTAGACAAACCCTAACTTTACCGGCTACAGACTCAAATTTCCCTCCAATTAGGGAGGATTCAATTCCTGAACAAACATCAGAAGACCTCCCTGGTTCCATCCCGTTTCCAGAGGAATTATTTCCGGAAACTCCCATAGATCCAAAACCCGTTATTGAACCCAATTCTAATACCAAGAGGAAATCTCCATTGAAAGTAATTGCTGTTTATCATAACAAAGGCGGCGTCGGAAAAACAACGGTTGCAGTCAACTTAGCTGCCGCCCTGAGAAAAAGGGGAAAAAAGGTTCTGTTAATTGATATAGATGCTCAATCTAATTCAACTTTTGCAACAGGATTACTTAAATTCATCTTTGAAGAAGATGATGATTTAAGAGATAATAATGTTTATCATCTTCTGGAATCCGGAGAATTTTCTTTTATCTCAGATGTTGCTCGAAAATCGGATTGTTTTAATACTCCGGAAATTGATGTAATTCCTTCTCATATTACCCTCATTGAAGGGCAGTATAAATTAAATCAAATCGGGGCCAGTAAAACTCGGTTGGTCACCAAATTAGCCCGAGTAGAAAAAGAATATGATTTTGTAATTATAGATACTCCTCCCTCGCGGGATTTATATGCAGAAGTAGCATTAATTGCGGCAGATCATCTGATTATCCCGTCTGATTTGAAACCTTTTGCTAACCAAGGGTTACCCAGTGTTACCCAGTTTATCAGCCAAGTTGATGAATTTCGAGAGATGATTGGAAAAAAACCCCTTAATATTTTGGGAGTCTTACCTTCTAAAATTTCACCTAACCCCAAATTTTTGCAATATACTTTTCCCAAACAAAAAGGTGTGATTTCTAGCCGATATGACATTCCCTTAATGGATACAATTATTTACGAAAGAGCGCTTCTTTCTCAATGCACTAATCATACCAGTCCCCTGGGGGAAGAGATACCCGAACCTAAATCAATATTGGAATATTCTCCCGACTCTTTATCCTCCGGAGAATTTCAATCCTTAGCCCTAGAAGTTTTAACCAAAATAGGAATAAACTGATGATTTCTTTTTCCCTAGTAGATGTTAAAAGTATCAACTCTACCATCTCTCGTTCGACTTTATCTGAAACAGTCTTGGATAGTCTTTCCGACCTGATTTTAGAGTGTGAAGGACTGCTAAGACCTGTCGTTTTAAAAAGAACGGGACCCGAAAGCTATACCGTAGTTGATGGACATTTAGAATACTACGCTGCGGTTAGAGCACAAGAAAAAAATCCTCGTAAAGGGGAAATGGTTAATGCTTTTGTGATTGCACCTAAAAATGAAGAAATTATCCTCAAGCAAACTGAATTATTGAAGAGTTTTGCAGAATCCAAGCCCAATCAAGGGGTTAAAGATTCACCCGTTCAAGCACCCATTCAACCTAATCAAGAAAGTCGTCAAGATTTACCCGTTCAGACCTCTATTCAACCCGATTTAGAAGCCCGGTTTACTAATATTGAAGTTAGAATTGAAACTCGACTCAATGAATTAAAGGCTGAGTATTCTCAGAACCTCCAGAGAATCGAGGAGATGTTAGACCAAAAGGTTGAGGAACGGTTAAAAGATATTGAAAGTCGAAATCCCAAACCTGCTCCTTTATTAGAATCTCTGAATAACTTAGAGTTGCCTTCATCCCAGCTATTTTCGCAGTTGAGAAATGCTGGAATCAATAAAAATATCATTGAGAATATCATCAAGGAGCGAAATATAACGCCATTTGAACCCTTTATCAATTTTGAAGATGTGATAAACAGAATTGATAAATTGGGTGATAAAACCATGATTAAAATGATTGATGGTTGGCAAAGGTAAGCCTATCTTGACCCTGTGATTTTTAAAAGAGTGGCAGGGTTTAAACTGCCCCTCTGTCTAGTTTTTAGCCTTCTTGCTAAAGGCTTCTAACACACAAACTAACTGGGCGGATTCGGGGACCGTTTCATCTAAAATAAATAGCTTGTTTTCGGTGCAAAGCTGAAAAATTAACTCTTTAACTTGATACTCTTGCACATCGTTAAATTGGTCTAAGGTATTTTGAATCAACACAGTTCGGCCCATGATTTGCTGAGTGCGGACTAAGGCGAGTATATACTCTTTGGCTTTCTTTAAGGCTTTGCTGCGATCGCCTGCGGGTCCGAGTTGTTTCGGTTTATTATCGCTGACTCCGATGATGCGGGTATATCCGGCAAACACGCCCAAGGTTTGTAATACCGGACATTCTTCTAAAATTTGGGCATGGCGCATCATTTCTTGGAGTTCTTTTAAATTAGGGGTGAGACTTCCCACGACTAATTCACCGGCACAAGCAGCATTGACTAAACTGTGATAGGTTACCAAATAATGGACCGATACCATATCCGGTAAAATGTGGCGATGGGGATGTCCGGTAAAAATCTGGGAGTAGAGTTTATTCCCCAGGTTTTTGCGCGTTCCTAACCGTTCGCCACGAATTAAATAAAGGGTTTTGCAGCGTTGCATGGTCAGGGCTTTTTCACAGGCTTTCATGATATGATAAAAGCTGACTAGATTGGGGTCTTCTGTCCAGACAATCCCAATTCTTCCTAGTTGTGCAGGCAGGTGATAGCTGAGGGAATAACTGGCGTAGGTGGGACTGGGTAAGAGTTTTTGTTGAATGCCACTCACATTTAATGCTTCTAGGGCTTCTCGGACCATTTGCATCAGTTCTGGGGCTGAAAATTGGCGCAAGCGGGTAATTTTATCCTGGGTTTTATTAAATTCTTTGACCCAAACCAGGTGAAAGGCGGCAGTTACTTCGTTGGGAGAAGGTGAGATGACAGTTTCGGTTCTTGTTCCTTCCTGCTGTTTCGCCTCTTGAAACAGTTGTCTTCCCAGGAGGAGTGTAAACCGAGGCAAGGTTTTTCCCCCGGGAAATTTTGCCTCTAAATCTTGTTCGGTGATGGGATAGATGGGGGATGGGGGTGGAGTTTGGGAGAGTTGGTGTAAGGGATACAATCGCATCGCCAATAAACCAGCAGCTTGATTGAGGTCGATCGCACTCAGGCGAATTTTTGTATCAATTCGGGCTAAATCCGCCGGTTGTATCCGTTTATAGTTTTGCTGCCAGGTGTTGGTGATGATACTAATAATAATAACAAAATTTTTGAGTTTTTGGTTATGAATAATTGAATTGACGTTAAATAATGCCTGTAAATTAATTAATCCATCAATTCCTCGGTCAATATTATCTAAGTTATCAAAGCATAAAACCATCGGTTGAGTTGCCGAGGCAATTTTACCAAAGTTTGATAAAATTTGCTGGGCGGCATTTTCGGAATCAATGGATCGTTTGACCCGCAACAGTTTTAAACTCGCTTCGTCCAAATCATCTCCTTTCAGCCATTCACAAGCGAGGGGATATAATTTGGGATTGGTTAAGTCATAGAGAACGCCAAAAAACTCATTGGCGTTATAGATTCCGGCGGGATAGGTTTTTTTTAATTTCTGAATAAACAGTAGCCGTTCTCCGAATACCCGTTTCATGAGACTTCTATCTTGAAATACGGCTAATTCTTTTAGCCAGAGTAACAGTTGGGATTCCGTTTGACCCTGGGGAACATACATCAAACTATCCAAGGTATTGCGGAGAGTATGCCGCCAAATAAAGTCGCTTTCCGGCCAAGGTCCAATATAGGAAAAAAATGCTTTGGAATTGAGGGTACTTTTAATCCGTCCTAAGAGATAACTTTTCCCTGAACCCGAATCTCCGGAGAGGAGAATTGTGCGGGTTCGATGGTCTTGGGTGACGTAATCGACGACAGAAGTAATTTCAGTTAAAACTTCTTGATGAATGGAATCGACGGTAAAGGCGGAATTTTGGTCTTCTTGCCAAAAATTGCCCGGTCTAAAGGTGGTGGAATCAAAGGG includes:
- a CDS encoding AAA family ATPase, whose amino-acid sequence is MSFHPDLCRNESEVESKLIVSYLLPALGYTPDSWHQEVAFISIRLGFIAFHTPAIPFVLHANSPMRVVIEAKSPKQNLDQNRRKLKRYLTKLKVKYGVLTNGKEMRIYERVGEEIELVFKCLGAEIEARIEEINALIGRDSSKPRQTLTLPATDSNFPPIREDSIPEQTSEDLPGSIPFPEELFPETPIDPKPVIEPNSNTKRKSPLKVIAVYHNKGGVGKTTVAVNLAAALRKRGKKVLLIDIDAQSNSTFATGLLKFIFEEDDDLRDNNVYHLLESGEFSFISDVARKSDCFNTPEIDVIPSHITLIEGQYKLNQIGASKTRLVTKLARVEKEYDFVIIDTPPSRDLYAEVALIAADHLIIPSDLKPFANQGLPSVTQFISQVDEFREMIGKKPLNILGVLPSKISPNPKFLQYTFPKQKGVISSRYDIPLMDTIIYERALLSQCTNHTSPLGEEIPEPKSILEYSPDSLSSGEFQSLALEVLTKIGIN
- a CDS encoding ATP-binding protein, which translates into the protein MASIDRIIQESVNPFDSTTFRPGNFWQEDQNSAFTVDSIHQEVLTEITSVVDYVTQDHRTRTILLSGDSGSGKSYLLGRIKSTLNSKAFFSYIGPWPESDFIWRHTLRNTLDSLMYVPQGQTESQLLLWLKELAVFQDRSLMKRVFGERLLFIQKLKKTYPAGIYNANEFFGVLYDLTNPKLYPLACEWLKGDDLDEASLKLLRVKRSIDSENAAQQILSNFGKIASATQPMVLCFDNLDNIDRGIDGLINLQALFNVNSIIHNQKLKNFVIIISIITNTWQQNYKRIQPADLARIDTKIRLSAIDLNQAAGLLAMRLYPLHQLSQTPPPSPIYPITEQDLEAKFPGGKTLPRFTLLLGRQLFQEAKQQEGTRTETVISPSPNEVTAAFHLVWVKEFNKTQDKITRLRQFSAPELMQMVREALEALNVSGIQQKLLPSPTYASYSLSYHLPAQLGRIGIVWTEDPNLVSFYHIMKACEKALTMQRCKTLYLIRGERLGTRKNLGNKLYSQIFTGHPHRHILPDMVSVHYLVTYHSLVNAACAGELVVGSLTPNLKELQEMMRHAQILEECPVLQTLGVFAGYTRIIGVSDNKPKQLGPAGDRSKALKKAKEYILALVRTQQIMGRTVLIQNTLDQFNDVQEYQVKELIFQLCTENKLFILDETVPESAQLVCVLEAFSKKAKN